TCCGCGAAGATCTTGGACGTCCAGGCTCGCACGGGCAACAGTCACTTCGTCGGCGTCTTCAGCTACGCCGGCATGCCCTACGACGAGGCCGAGCGGAGCATGCGCCTCTTCGCGCGCGAGGTGATGCCGGCGCTGCAGAAGGTGAGTGCGCCCCCGCCGGCGCCCGTGCTGCCCGATCCCGCCGCCCGCATCGGCGTCGGGCTGCTGGGATCCTGACGGGCGCCCCGACGCCTACAGCGCCGGCTCGCCCGCCGTCACCGCGATGCACTGACCCGAGAGGTTGCGGGCCAGGTCGCTGCAGAGGAAGACGGCCAGGGCGGCGATGTCGTCGGGCGTGCTCATGCGCTTGAGGGGCGAGCGCTCGACGAAGGCCTTCCGCATATCCTCGACCGGGAGCCCCCGCACCTGGGCCTGGCCGGCGATCACGCGGTCGATGCGGTCGCCCTCGACGGCACCGGGCGCGATGGCGTTGACCCTGATGTTGTGGGGAGCCAGCTCCACCGCCAGGCCGTAGGTCATGCCCACCTGGCCCGCCTTGGCGGAGCAGTAACCGATGCGATAGGCCAGGCCGCGGCGCCCGGCCACCGACGAGATGTTGACGATGGACCCGCCGCCGGCCTTGATGAGCTCGGGCACCGCGAAGCGGGTCATCATGTATGAGCTGGTGAGACAGGAGTTGATCGTGTAGAACCAGTCCTCCGTCGCGTACTCCTGCACCGGCTTGGTGGGCCCGCCGTCACCGGCGTTGTTGACGA
This window of the Candidatus Methylomirabilota bacterium genome carries:
- a CDS encoding SDR family NAD(P)-dependent oxidoreductase, with amino-acid sequence MSLLSGRVAIITGASKGIGRVMSQRFAQEGARVVCAARSGALVEETAELIRKADGQAVAVVADAATEEDARRIVTAGVKAFGKVDTLVNNAGDGGPTKPVQEYATEDWFYTINSCLTSSYMMTRFAVPELIKAGGGSIVNISSVAGRRGLAYRIGYCSAKAGQVGMTYGLAVELAPHNIRVNAIAPGAVEGDRIDRVIAGQAQVRGLPVEDMRKAFVERSPLKRMSTPDDIAALAVFLCSDLARNLSGQCIAVTAGEPAL